AGGCCATGACCTTCGACGACAAGGGAGAGAAGGTCCCCGAGACCGGTCCCATTCCGGCCGACCTGGCGGAGGCCGCCCAGAAATACCGGGATAATCTGGTGGAGCAGGTGGCCGAGTTCGACGAGGAGGCCATGCATGCCTATCTGGACGGCCAGGAGATAACCCCGGAGATGCTGAAACGCTCCATCAGAAAAGGCACTCTGGAGATCAAAATATTTCCGGTATTGTGCGGGGCCTCGTTCAAGAACAAGGGGGTCCAGCTGTTGCTGGATGCCATCGTGGACTATCTGCCGGCCCCCACCGATCTTCCGCCCATCACCGGCATCAACCCCTATACCAGCCACAAGGAAGAGCGGCACGACAGCCCCGACGAGCCTCTGGCCGGGCTAGTGTTCAAGATAGCCACCGATCCCTATGTGGGCAAGATCTCTTTCGTCCGAATCTACTCCGGAATCCTCAGGGCCGGCGAGACGGTATATAACAGCAACCTTGACAAGCGGGAACGGGTAAGCCGGATACTGATGATGCATGCCAACAAGCGCGAGGATGTGGAGCAGATATCAGCCGGAGACATCGCCGCCTTGGTGGGGCTAAAGGAAAGCCGCACCGGGCATACCATCTGCGACAAGACGCATCCCCTGGTGCTGGAAGCCATGAAATTCCCAGATCCGGTTATAGCGGTGGCCCTGGAGGCCAAATCCAAGGCCGATCAGGACAGGATGGGCCTGGCCCTGGCAAAACTGCTGGAGGAGGATCCCACCTTCAGGGTGAAGACCGACGAGGAGACAGGCCAGACCATCATCTCCGGCATGGGCGAGCTTCATCTGGAGATAATCGTGGACCGCATGCTGCGGGAGTTCTCGGTGCAGGCCAATGTGGGCAAACCCCAGGTATCCTACCGCGAGACCATCCGCAAATCGGTCACCAGCAACATCAAATTCGCCAAGCAGACCGGGGGCCACGGACAATTCGCCCATGTGGTGATACATGCCGAGCCCAGGGAGCCAGGGACCGGATTCGAGTTCGTCAATTCCATCATCGGCGGCAACATCCCCAAGGAATTTATTCCCTCGGTGGAAAAGGGAGTCAAGGACGGTCTGGAATCCGGTGTGCTGGCGGGATATCCGGTGGTGGATGTCAAGGTGGAGCTGACCGACGGCTCTTATCACGAGGTGGATTCTTCTGACATGGCCTTCAGGATAGCCTCTTCAATGGCGGCCCGGGATGCCCTGCAGAAAGCATCATCAGTCCTCTTGGAACCAGTTATGGATGTGGAAGTGGTGGTCCCCGAAGTGTACATGGGCGACGTGATCGGCGACCTGAGCGCCCGCCGGGGTAAGATTTTGGGACTGGTGAAACGCAAGGATGCTCAGGTCATAGCCTCGATGGTTCCCCTTTC
This genomic window from Candidatus Edwardsbacteria bacterium RifOxyA12_full_54_48 contains:
- a CDS encoding translation elongation factor G, with the translated sequence MAHIDAGKTTTTERILYFTGRVHRIGEVHDGAATMDWMEQEKERGITITSAATTCFWKEHRINIIDTPGHVDFTVEVERSLRILDSAVALFCAVGGVEPQSETVWRQADRYHIPRIAFINKMDRVGADFDDAVSMMRERLAAKAVPLQMPIGREEAFSGVVDLVTMKAMTFDDKGEKVPETGPIPADLAEAAQKYRDNLVEQVAEFDEEAMHAYLDGQEITPEMLKRSIRKGTLEIKIFPVLCGASFKNKGVQLLLDAIVDYLPAPTDLPPITGINPYTSHKEERHDSPDEPLAGLVFKIATDPYVGKISFVRIYSGILRAGETVYNSNLDKRERVSRILMMHANKREDVEQISAGDIAALVGLKESRTGHTICDKTHPLVLEAMKFPDPVIAVALEAKSKADQDRMGLALAKLLEEDPTFRVKTDEETGQTIISGMGELHLEIIVDRMLREFSVQANVGKPQVSYRETIRKSVTSNIKFAKQTGGHGQFAHVVIHAEPREPGTGFEFVNSIIGGNIPKEFIPSVEKGVKDGLESGVLAGYPVVDVKVELTDGSYHEVDSSDMAFRIASSMAARDALQKASSVLLEPVMDVEVVVPEVYMGDVIGDLSARRGKILGLVKRKDAQVIASMVPLSEMFGYATRLRSLTQGRAIYTMQFHHYEEVPRSISEEIMEKNGSRR